The nucleotide sequence GGACTACAATAGTCAAACCGAAATCGAAACGGTAATCAAAGAACTTGGCGAACAGGTTGGTGCTAGGTTGCGTCACCACAATAAACAGGCTGGTGTTTTATACCTGGGAATTGGTTTTTCATATCTAGCGAGTGAGGATGATGGTCGCGGTGGATTTAGTCACTCAATGAAAATTGCCCCCACTAACAACAACCGCCAACTAGTTAGTTACCTAATTCAGATGTTTCGCGATAGTTGGCAAGGACAAACCATCCGAAATGTCGCCGTATACACCAGCAAACTGAGTAATGATGTCGGTGAGCAACTCAGTATTTTCTTCGACCCTAAAAAACAAATCAAAAAAGCCAATACAGATCGCATATTAGACTCAATTCGCAATCAGTTTGGCTTTACTTCATTGGTATATGCACGCAGCTTAACCGAAGGTGGAACAGCAATCAATCGGGCTTCTCTGGTTGGTGGTCACAACGGAGGAAATGCTTATGAATAGAGATGTTAAGTTGATTTTGGAAAGAATCAACCCACTGTTTAAAAGAATTAGTCACACTCGCTACTGGATTAGGATAGTCAATGATCATTACGACAATCAGTTCAACTTCTTCTTTCATTCCCAGCGAGCAGGAATGAGGGAGCGGTCAATCCCACTCCACTCCATCACTAACTATCAACTCGAATATTTGGAAACTGTAATCAATGAGATCCAGGAACATTTTAACCTTTCAATCTACTATTCAGGTTTTAAAGGCCAACGTTGGCCTAGCAATAACCGGGTTATTCAATGGAAGTGATCAATTATGAAACGGCCCGAGATTAATGACAGCACCGCAGAGCTATTTTTTAAATATTATTATCAAGATAGAGGCATGCTTAAGTGGCAAGGATACTATTTATCAGACCACACTAGTGCCCTAAATCACCAGGCTGAGGAGAAAGCCCACACGATTCACAGGCAAGTTGCCCCAGAAATGACATCAATAGAAATTGATGAAGTAATTAACCATGCGATCAAAAAGAACACCCTTATCTCGATTCAAAGTAATATTAAGGACGATGACGGCGTATTTCCCCCACCAATTTCTGGTCACATTCGCGGCTACGAAGATTCCCGGTTATTTTTGGATAGCGGCGAATCAATCGAGTTGGTTGATATAAGAAGCATCGTTCAAAATTAAAGGACCAATGGTTAAGCTCCTATGGCTACCGTTGGTCCTTTATATTAAATCGTCATCATTTTTGTTACTAACAAACTAACAATTCCTGATGTGGTACTTGGAAATGCAAATATCATTTGGTTTAATTCTGATGCTGAAATTTGCTTATTGATAACTAATGTTAAGAAGTTAAGTAAATCAGCTGCTTCATTTCCATAAGCTTCTGCACCAACTAAAGTTTTAGTTGCTCGATCAATAACCACAGTTATTTCTGCATCAACTTCATTTTTAGATTGAAAGAGCATTTGCTTACCATACTCAATTTTTTCAACTACCAAGTTATCATCATTAAGTGCACTAACTGAGCTAACTCCGACATTGGCAATCCTTGGCAAGGTAAAAACAACGGCAGGAACAACTGCATAGTTGATTGGATTAGAATCTCCAAGAATTTGCCCAGCAATGTAATTAGATTCAAAAGTTGCTGTTGGTGTTAACTTACCCACGCTCTTATCCAAAACATCCCCACTGGCGTAAATGTTAGGAACGCTTGTCCGCAAATGATCATCCGTAACGATTCCTTTAGCAGAAAAATCTATATTTAAACCATCGAGACCGATACCCTCAACATTTGGCATTCTACCCGTTGCATCGAGAACATAGTCAGCTTCGATTTGATTGCCACGACTTGTTTTAACAACTAAGCCAGTGGTACCTTTTTCAACTACATCAACTGAAGTTGAGAAATCAAACTTAACCCCAGCCTTTTCCAGCTTACTAATTGCCTTAGCAACATATGCTTGATTGAAGTTTGCTAAAGCTTTATCCGCATACTCAACGATAGTAACCTCGCTACCTAGTTCAACTGCCATCGATGCAAATTCCAAGGAAAT is from Lentilactobacillus curieae and encodes:
- a CDS encoding dihydrolipoyl dehydrogenase family protein, translating into MNFDVIFIGSGHASWHAAVTLSQAGKKVAIVEEDTIAGTCTSYGCDPKILLDGPFELKNQLRQYPEIIKEDVTIDWNALMNYKKKIINPLPDQLEQLFMAVGITIIKGHGRLSDDHTVSVDNNQYTSENIVIATGEHSRKLNIPGSEFLHDSRDFLSLEAMPHKIVFIGAGIISLEFASMAVELGSEVTIVEYADKALANFNQAYVAKAISKLEKAGVKFDFSTSVDVVEKGTTGLVVKTSRGNQIEADYVLDATGRMPNVEGIGLDGLNIDFSAKGIVTDDHLRTSVPNIYASGDVLDKSVGKLTPTATFESNYIAGQILGDSNPINYAVVPAVVFTLPRIANVGVSSVSALNDDNLVVEKIEYGKQMLFQSKNEVDAEITVVIDRATKTLVGAEAYGNEAADLLNFLTLVINKQISASELNQMIFAFPSTTSGIVSLLVTKMMTI